Proteins encoded by one window of Streptomyces sp. LX-29:
- a CDS encoding transposase gives MTTPRLSEGAGHARYTYRVRVSSTARTALLAEWGRCRWVWNECVAKSGAVHAHNRAHPDSKLACGPAQLDKMLTEARARTPWLRDGASVPQQQTIRDFAKSRSKALKDIGKRLPVKRRAGMPRHKKKREADPTLNYTTRGFRLKDGRLHLAGNIALTVVWSRELPAAPSSVRVYRDSVGHWYASFVVATQVQPLAATGAVLGVDWGVKETATTTSDDHDLRHAQHGKRAAQRLARYQRMMARRRPARGQAASKGYRKAQAQAAKLYKKVARQREDTARKWAKKVVRDHDAIAVEDFRPTFLAKTTMARKAADAAIGATKQALIEMGRKHGRDIRLVHPAHTTMDCASCGARTKHALPLSKRTYTCTTCGADSPRDKNSARVMLARAGLIPAGVEGTRPRGALLPEAA, from the coding sequence ATGACGACACCACGGTTATCGGAGGGCGCTGGGCATGCCCGGTACACCTACCGGGTCCGTGTGTCGTCGACCGCTCGCACGGCGTTGCTCGCCGAGTGGGGCCGGTGTCGGTGGGTGTGGAACGAATGCGTCGCCAAGTCCGGCGCCGTGCACGCCCACAACCGTGCGCATCCGGACTCCAAGCTGGCCTGCGGTCCTGCACAGCTCGACAAGATGCTGACCGAGGCCCGCGCGAGGACGCCGTGGCTCCGCGACGGGGCGAGCGTCCCGCAACAGCAGACGATCCGGGACTTCGCCAAGTCCCGTTCCAAGGCGCTGAAGGACATTGGGAAGCGTCTGCCGGTGAAGCGGCGCGCGGGCATGCCGCGTCACAAGAAGAAGCGCGAAGCGGACCCGACGCTGAACTACACCACCCGAGGGTTCCGGCTGAAGGACGGACGCCTGCACCTCGCCGGGAACATCGCCCTGACCGTGGTGTGGTCCCGCGAACTGCCCGCCGCGCCGTCGAGCGTGCGCGTGTACCGGGACAGTGTCGGGCACTGGTACGCGTCGTTCGTCGTCGCCACCCAGGTGCAGCCACTCGCAGCGACGGGCGCCGTCCTCGGCGTGGACTGGGGCGTCAAGGAAACCGCCACCACCACATCCGACGACCACGACCTCCGCCATGCCCAGCACGGCAAGCGCGCGGCGCAGCGCCTCGCGCGCTATCAGCGGATGATGGCCCGGCGTCGCCCCGCCAGGGGGCAGGCGGCATCCAAGGGCTACCGCAAGGCGCAGGCGCAGGCAGCCAAGCTGTACAAGAAGGTGGCGCGACAGCGCGAGGACACCGCCCGCAAGTGGGCGAAGAAGGTCGTCCGTGACCACGACGCCATCGCAGTGGAGGACTTCCGGCCCACGTTCCTCGCGAAGACCACCATGGCCCGCAAGGCGGCAGACGCCGCCATCGGCGCCACCAAGCAGGCCCTGATCGAGATGGGCCGCAAGCACGGGCGGGACATCCGCCTCGTGCATCCCGCGCACACCACCATGGACTGCGCATCGTGCGGAGCGAGAACCAAGCACGCACTTCCTCTGTCGAAACGTACCTACACCTGCACCACGTGCGGAGCCGACTCCCCCAGGGATAAGAACTCCGCACGCGTGATGCTCGCCCGGGCTGGTCTCATCCCGGCTGGCGTCGAGGGCACAAGACCTCGGGGAGCGCTGCTCCCGGAGGCAGCCTGA
- a CDS encoding LysR substrate-binding domain-containing protein yields MQLHQLRYFTAVADTRHFTRAAERLHVAQPSLSQQIRVLERELGAELFHRVRGNIALTDAGEALLPLARQILADTETARREVQEVAQLRRGRVRLGAPPSLCASLVPDVLRAFHARYPGIELLIDEGGSQDLVRTLAAGELDLALIITPLAAGAPPLATTEVLHEDLVVVSAPSDPAPVSGRRIRVADLRDRPLVMFRRGYDLREFTTAACHGAGFVPDFTVEGGEMDAVLGFVRAGLGLAVVPGMVAARSGLRVTPFAAQEGMRRTIAVAHRKDVAPPRAARELRRVLMEHLAESDAGESAVGDSEAGESPGPKTSEPGS; encoded by the coding sequence GTGCAACTGCATCAGCTCCGCTACTTCACGGCCGTCGCGGACACCCGGCACTTCACCCGCGCGGCCGAGCGGCTGCACGTCGCGCAACCCTCGCTGTCCCAGCAGATCCGGGTGCTGGAGCGGGAGCTGGGGGCCGAGCTGTTCCACCGGGTCCGGGGCAACATCGCGCTGACGGACGCCGGGGAGGCGCTGCTGCCGCTCGCCCGACAGATCCTGGCCGACACCGAGACCGCCCGCCGCGAGGTGCAGGAGGTCGCCCAACTGCGCCGGGGACGGGTGCGGCTCGGGGCGCCGCCGAGCCTGTGCGCCAGCCTCGTCCCCGATGTGCTGCGCGCCTTCCACGCCCGCTACCCGGGGATCGAGCTCCTCATCGACGAGGGGGGCTCACAGGACCTGGTGCGCACCCTGGCGGCGGGCGAACTGGACCTGGCGCTGATCATCACACCGCTGGCGGCCGGCGCGCCGCCGCTGGCGACCACCGAAGTGCTGCACGAGGACCTGGTGGTGGTCTCCGCGCCCTCCGACCCGGCGCCGGTGTCCGGCCGCCGGATCCGGGTGGCCGACCTGCGGGACCGACCGCTGGTGATGTTCCGGCGCGGCTACGACCTGCGGGAGTTCACCACCGCCGCCTGCCACGGCGCGGGCTTCGTGCCGGACTTCACGGTGGAGGGCGGCGAGATGGACGCCGTCCTCGGCTTCGTCCGCGCAGGGCTCGGGCTGGCCGTGGTGCCCGGCATGGTGGCCGCCCGCTCGGGGCTGCGGGTCACCCCCTTCGCGGCGCAGGAGGGCATGCGCCGCACCATCGCGGTCGCCCACCGCAAGGACGTCGCCCCGCCGCGCGCCGCACGGGAGCTGCGACGGGTGCTGATGGAGCATCTGGCGGAGTCCGACGCCGGGGAGTCGGCCGTCGGGGACTCGGAGGCCGGGGAGTCCCCAGGGCCGAAGACGTCGGAGCCGGGTTCCTAA
- the crcB gene encoding fluoride efflux transporter CrcB has translation MNWLLVVAGGMVGAPLRYLADRAVNRRHDSLFPWGTFVVNVVGCLILGALTGAVAAGAVGSRTQLLLGTGLCGALTTYSTFSYETLRLAESGARLHALVNVVASVAAGLAAAFAGGALAHTVWG, from the coding sequence GTGAACTGGCTCCTGGTCGTGGCGGGCGGCATGGTCGGTGCCCCGCTGCGCTATCTGGCCGACCGCGCGGTGAACCGCCGCCACGACTCGCTCTTCCCCTGGGGCACCTTCGTCGTCAACGTGGTGGGCTGTCTGATCCTGGGCGCGCTCACCGGCGCGGTGGCCGCGGGCGCCGTCGGCTCCCGCACCCAGCTGCTGCTCGGCACCGGCCTGTGCGGCGCGCTGACGACCTACTCCACCTTCTCCTACGAGACGCTGCGCCTGGCCGAGAGCGGCGCCCGGCTGCACGCCCTCGTCAACGTCGTGGCGAGCGTGGCGGCGGGCCTGGCCGCCGCCTTCGCGGGCGGGGCGCTGGCCCACACGGTCTGGGGCTGA
- a CDS encoding DUF190 domain-containing protein, which translates to MRSCGRALRLTVYLGERDTWHHRPRYAEIVRRAHRAGLAGASVFRGVEGFGAASVIHTGRLLSLSEDLPVAVVIVDAAERVRAFLPQLDELVDEGLVTLDEVEVLEPGDEVETPGAGR; encoded by the coding sequence GTGAGGTCGTGCGGTAGGGCGCTGCGGCTGACGGTCTACCTCGGCGAGCGCGACACCTGGCACCACCGGCCGCGCTACGCCGAGATCGTGCGCCGCGCCCACCGGGCCGGGCTCGCCGGGGCCAGCGTGTTCCGCGGCGTCGAGGGCTTCGGCGCCGCGTCCGTGATCCACACCGGCCGGCTGCTGTCGCTCAGCGAGGACCTCCCGGTGGCGGTCGTGATCGTGGACGCCGCGGAGCGCGTGCGGGCCTTCCTTCCGCAGCTGGACGAGCTCGTGGACGAGGGACTCGTCACCCTCGACGAGGTCGAGGTGCTGGAGCCCGGCGACGAGGTCGAGACCCCGGGGGCCGGCCGGTGA
- the crcB gene encoding fluoride efflux transporter CrcB, which produces MATAQSPIVAAVAVGGGIGAAARYAAGLAWPTPQDGFPWTTFAINTVGCAAIGVLLVLITEARPAHPLVRPFLGTGVLGGFTTFSSYAVEIRGLLEHGRAPTAAAYLLATLVTALTAVWLAATATRRLTVDRWRYRHPAVEEVPEREVVR; this is translated from the coding sequence ATGGCAACGGCACAGTCCCCCATCGTGGCCGCGGTGGCGGTCGGCGGCGGCATCGGCGCGGCGGCGCGTTACGCGGCCGGACTGGCCTGGCCGACCCCGCAGGACGGCTTCCCCTGGACCACCTTCGCGATCAACACCGTCGGCTGCGCCGCGATCGGCGTGCTGCTGGTTCTGATCACCGAGGCCCGCCCCGCCCATCCGCTGGTCCGCCCCTTCCTCGGCACCGGCGTCCTCGGCGGGTTCACCACCTTCTCCAGCTACGCCGTGGAGATCCGGGGGCTCCTCGAGCACGGCCGCGCCCCGACCGCGGCGGCCTACCTCCTGGCCACGCTGGTGACGGCGCTCACCGCGGTCTGGCTGGCGGCGACGGCGACCCGACGACTCACGGTGGACCGGTGGCGCTACCGGCACCCCGCGGTGGAGGAGGTGCCGGAGCGTGAGGTCGTGCGGTAG
- a CDS encoding TetR-like C-terminal domain-containing protein yields the protein MVKGGTKETRAAGRALDPRAERSRAAALAAASDLLIEHGWSGVTHVSVASRSGVGRTTLYRHWPESAMLIQELLAELFEVERPVRTDDLREDLIRELQAFLAVLLNPKSERALRVIIDQAPLDPRYAEVLASCSRKGTDGLRAIVDDAKAAGGLSGGLDTDVAIDLLLGPLTFRRLISGHGFAERYVPDLVDGFLAAHARRS from the coding sequence ATGGTGAAGGGCGGCACGAAGGAGACGCGTGCGGCGGGGCGCGCGCTGGACCCGCGGGCGGAGCGCAGTCGTGCGGCGGCCCTGGCGGCCGCCAGTGACCTGCTGATCGAGCACGGCTGGTCCGGCGTGACGCATGTGTCCGTCGCCTCCCGCAGCGGGGTGGGTCGGACGACGCTGTACCGGCACTGGCCGGAGTCCGCGATGCTCATCCAGGAGCTGCTGGCCGAGCTGTTCGAGGTCGAACGGCCGGTGCGGACCGACGACCTGCGCGAGGACCTGATCCGCGAGCTCCAGGCGTTCCTCGCGGTGCTGCTCAACCCCAAGTCGGAGCGGGCGCTCCGGGTCATCATCGACCAGGCGCCGCTGGATCCGCGGTACGCGGAGGTGTTGGCGTCGTGCAGCCGGAAGGGGACCGACGGGCTGCGCGCGATCGTGGACGACGCCAAGGCCGCCGGCGGGCTGTCGGGCGGTCTCGACACGGACGTGGCGATCGATCTGCTGCTGGGGCCGCTGACCTTCCGTCGGCTTATCTCGGGCCATGGATTCGCCGAGCGATACGTCCCCGACCTGGTCGACGGCTTCCTGGCGGCGCACGCCCGACGATCTTGA
- a CDS encoding LuxR C-terminal-related transcriptional regulator — MSQLMDRGVREEDTRRTGGPIPRDVRLRVPRGDRLHGRDAELAELARMLSDPGIRLLTVTGPAGVGKSALARFALGGGAAYGGATPFGDTTAYGDSTSYGRTASDEGATSYGRTTSSEEATPYASPAVRGGTTPGPGPAAPGDTTSYGGGAGAGDAAARRAEAARDATAVSLPLPFPGPYPFLGFLGHPPLLERVPAPRRAAGPGPAPGAVVVGVDLASTGSRGTAWRAVAAALGAPGRPVADAPVDALPELIGAHLGDREVLLVLDNGDLVASRLPGDIAALLRRCPRLRILLTSRSSLDVSAEHLFPVTPLPVGPRGGAPLDSVAVRLFVDRVGAHYRRDVLQPTELRNIAEICAELDGLPLAIEVTARAVGTVGTGALLAALRRGEYPYHGRLLDVPTRHQSVPGALSWGDRALSGEERSLLRRLAVCEVAIDLLTVQRLGGLSRMQAARRLDSLVRRSLLVSAKREGGDPEFRMLTAVRSYYRRQLAQSPQEAAEAYRRHAEHYAKLAGAAEQGLRDTEERARWLAAVPTRLSDLRVAVTRLQAAGRHATALRTLLSLEAALAVHDALPMAAELLERSVAAMEAEGAARDGGVLADALRVSAGWALAADDRPRAAALLSRAAALYERAGDPVGVAQTGVLAAELARRLGDTETAQARALSAVAAAETRRDVRGAAAARRVLALARADRGAADAEEPLSRALDELRSLRDPHATALALIDLARVRSALGRGAPARAAVREAMELLLLHGGSPAEVVLALEIAVRTAPGGGGVERRHVQRVTALVRALRERYALPGDGLADDGTGPDGVGRTGGPARGMVPEAPRAAGRVPAPRTPDRAGPPPPVEPRETSGGNGPAEPPTGFGGAKAPTGFGGAKGPDGSRRAEASVGSGRAEGERAGDAARAAAPPATAAAEPGDPAGHAAEPVDCPSLQSALTIALSTPPPAPDPAPEREGGEDPRLAGLTPRQHQIAELVAEGMTNRQIARALELSEWTVVNHLRQVMTKLECPSRVHVTRIVQRSAG, encoded by the coding sequence GTGAGCCAGCTCATGGACCGTGGTGTCCGCGAGGAGGACACACGGAGAACGGGGGGCCCGATACCGCGGGACGTGCGGCTGCGCGTCCCGCGCGGGGACCGGCTCCATGGAAGGGACGCCGAACTCGCCGAACTCGCCCGGATGCTGAGCGATCCGGGCATCCGGCTGCTGACGGTCACCGGGCCGGCGGGGGTGGGCAAGAGCGCACTGGCCCGCTTCGCGCTGGGCGGCGGGGCGGCCTACGGGGGCGCGACGCCGTTCGGGGACACGACCGCGTACGGGGACAGCACCTCGTACGGGCGCACGGCCTCGGACGAGGGCGCGACGTCGTACGGGCGCACGACCTCGTCCGAGGAGGCGACCCCGTACGCGAGCCCGGCGGTCCGCGGCGGCACGACGCCCGGCCCGGGACCGGCCGCCCCCGGGGATACGACCTCGTACGGCGGCGGGGCCGGGGCCGGGGACGCGGCGGCGCGCCGCGCCGAAGCCGCGCGGGACGCGACCGCGGTCTCGCTCCCGCTGCCCTTCCCCGGGCCGTACCCCTTCCTCGGGTTCCTCGGGCATCCTCCGCTGCTTGAGCGGGTCCCGGCCCCGCGCCGGGCCGCCGGCCCCGGGCCGGCCCCGGGCGCCGTCGTCGTCGGCGTGGACCTGGCCTCGACCGGTAGCCGCGGCACCGCCTGGCGCGCGGTGGCCGCCGCCCTGGGCGCGCCGGGGCGGCCCGTCGCCGACGCCCCGGTCGACGCGCTGCCGGAGCTGATCGGGGCCCACCTCGGCGACCGCGAGGTGCTGCTCGTGCTGGACAACGGCGACCTGGTGGCGTCGCGGCTGCCCGGCGACATCGCCGCCCTGCTGCGTCGCTGCCCGCGGCTGCGCATCCTGCTCACCAGCCGCTCCTCCCTGGACGTCTCCGCGGAACACCTCTTCCCGGTGACGCCGCTGCCCGTGGGGCCGCGTGGTGGCGCGCCGCTGGACTCGGTGGCGGTGCGGCTGTTCGTGGACCGGGTCGGCGCGCACTACCGCCGCGACGTCCTCCAGCCGACGGAGCTGCGGAACATCGCCGAGATCTGCGCCGAGCTGGACGGGCTGCCGCTCGCCATCGAGGTGACCGCGCGGGCCGTGGGCACGGTCGGCACCGGCGCGCTGCTCGCGGCGCTGCGGCGCGGCGAGTACCCGTACCACGGCCGGCTGCTCGACGTCCCGACCCGGCACCAGTCCGTGCCCGGCGCGCTCTCCTGGGGCGACCGGGCGCTGAGCGGCGAGGAGAGGTCCCTGCTGCGGCGGCTGGCGGTCTGCGAGGTCGCCATCGACCTGCTGACCGTGCAGCGCCTGGGCGGCCTCAGCCGGATGCAGGCCGCGCGCCGGCTCGACTCCCTCGTCCGCAGGAGCCTGCTGGTGAGCGCCAAGCGGGAGGGCGGCGATCCGGAGTTCCGGATGCTCACCGCCGTCCGCAGCTACTACCGCAGACAGCTCGCGCAGAGCCCGCAGGAGGCGGCCGAGGCGTACCGTCGTCACGCCGAGCACTACGCGAAGCTCGCCGGCGCCGCAGAACAGGGGCTGCGCGACACCGAGGAGCGGGCCCGCTGGCTGGCCGCGGTGCCCACCCGGCTCTCCGATCTGCGCGTCGCCGTCACCCGGCTCCAGGCCGCCGGCCGGCATGCCACCGCCCTTCGCACCCTCCTCAGCCTCGAAGCCGCGCTCGCGGTCCACGACGCCCTGCCGATGGCGGCCGAGCTGCTGGAGCGCTCCGTCGCGGCCATGGAGGCGGAGGGGGCCGCGCGCGACGGCGGCGTGCTCGCCGACGCGCTCAGGGTGTCCGCCGGCTGGGCGTTGGCGGCGGACGACCGCCCGCGGGCGGCGGCCCTGCTCAGCCGGGCCGCCGCGCTGTACGAGCGGGCGGGCGACCCGGTCGGCGTCGCCCAGACGGGCGTCCTCGCCGCCGAACTGGCCCGGCGGCTCGGGGACACCGAGACCGCCCAGGCGCGGGCGCTGTCCGCCGTCGCGGCGGCGGAGACCCGCCGGGACGTGCGCGGCGCGGCCGCCGCCCGGCGGGTGCTGGCCCTCGCGCGGGCCGACCGGGGCGCGGCGGACGCCGAGGAGCCGTTGTCGCGCGCCCTGGACGAACTGCGCTCCCTCCGGGACCCGCACGCCACCGCGCTCGCCCTCATCGACCTGGCGCGGGTCAGGTCGGCCCTCGGCCGCGGCGCCCCGGCCCGCGCCGCGGTCCGGGAGGCGATGGAGCTGCTCCTGTTGCACGGTGGCAGCCCCGCCGAGGTGGTGCTGGCGCTGGAGATCGCCGTCCGCACGGCGCCGGGCGGAGGCGGCGTCGAGCGACGGCATGTCCAGCGGGTGACCGCCCTGGTCCGGGCGCTGCGCGAGCGGTACGCGCTGCCCGGCGACGGCCTGGCGGACGACGGAACCGGCCCGGACGGCGTCGGCCGGACCGGCGGCCCGGCCCGGGGAATGGTGCCGGAGGCGCCGCGCGCCGCCGGTCGCGTGCCGGCACCGCGTACGCCGGACCGCGCGGGGCCGCCGCCCCCGGTCGAACCCCGGGAGACCTCGGGCGGGAACGGCCCCGCCGAGCCCCCGACCGGGTTCGGCGGCGCGAAGGCCCCGACGGGGTTCGGCGGCGCGAAGGGCCCGGACGGGTCCCGCCGTGCCGAGGCGTCGGTGGGGTCCGGCCGCGCGGAGGGGGAGCGCGCCGGCGACGCCGCGCGGGCGGCGGCCCCGCCCGCCACCGCGGCCGCGGAGCCGGGGGACCCCGCAGGTCACGCCGCCGAACCGGTCGACTGCCCCTCCCTCCAGTCGGCGCTGACCATCGCCCTGTCCACGCCGCCGCCCGCCCCCGACCCGGCGCCGGAGCGGGAGGGCGGCGAGGACCCGCGGCTGGCCGGGCTCACCCCGCGGCAGCACCAGATCGCCGAGCTGGTGGCGGAGGGGATGACGAACCGGCAGATCGCGCGGGCGCTGGAGCTGTCGGAGTGGACGGTGGTCAACCATCTGCGGCAGGTGATGACCAAGCTGGAGTGCCCGTCCCGGGTGCACGTCACCCGGATCGTGCAGCGCAGCGCCGGCTGA
- a CDS encoding polyprenyl synthetase family protein: MTEHRPAVPAGTPGDAPADQRAALLARVERRLTDFLAAERREWSELNPDAVELVDCVATMVASGGKRLRPSFCLAAYLAAGGDPAADDAVDAAAALELLHTSALLHDDVFDASELRRNEPTAHVLHATLHQDRGWHGEPRRYGESVAVLAGDLALVYADRLMPAGTPRAREVWGELRTELMVGQFLDVRAAARFRPDAALARWIALFKSGRYTVSRPLAVGAALSDGSAELLAAFEAYGLALGEAFQLRDDLLDAFGSAEVTGKPARLDFKQHKMTLLMSFALSDEPEVRELVGDDLPGTDPDALYELLVRTGIRDRVEAVIAERLQVANEAVSSALPPEWAAELHAMARAAVYRDK; encoded by the coding sequence GTGACCGAGCACAGGCCAGCCGTACCCGCGGGGACCCCGGGCGACGCCCCGGCAGACCAGCGCGCGGCGCTGCTGGCCCGGGTGGAGCGGCGCCTCACGGATTTCCTCGCGGCGGAGCGCCGCGAGTGGTCCGAGCTCAACCCGGACGCCGTGGAGCTGGTCGACTGCGTGGCCACCATGGTCGCCAGCGGCGGCAAGCGGCTGCGCCCCTCGTTCTGCCTCGCCGCCTATCTGGCGGCGGGCGGCGACCCGGCCGCGGACGACGCGGTGGACGCAGCCGCGGCGCTGGAGCTGCTGCACACCTCGGCCCTGCTCCACGACGACGTCTTCGACGCCTCCGAGCTGCGCCGCAACGAGCCCACCGCGCATGTGCTGCACGCCACGCTGCACCAGGACCGCGGCTGGCACGGCGAGCCCCGGCGCTACGGCGAGAGCGTGGCCGTCCTCGCCGGCGACCTGGCCCTGGTCTACGCGGACCGGCTGATGCCCGCCGGCACCCCCAGGGCCCGCGAGGTCTGGGGCGAGCTGCGCACCGAGCTGATGGTCGGGCAGTTCCTCGACGTCCGCGCGGCCGCCCGGTTCCGGCCCGACGCCGCGCTGGCCCGCTGGATCGCCCTGTTCAAGTCCGGCCGCTACACGGTCTCCCGTCCGCTGGCGGTCGGTGCCGCGCTGTCCGACGGCTCGGCCGAGCTGCTCGCGGCCTTCGAGGCGTACGGGCTGGCGCTCGGCGAGGCGTTCCAGCTCCGCGACGACCTGCTCGACGCCTTCGGCAGCGCCGAGGTCACCGGCAAGCCCGCCCGGCTGGACTTCAAGCAGCACAAGATGACGCTGCTGATGTCCTTCGCGCTCAGCGACGAGCCGGAGGTGCGGGAGCTGGTCGGCGACGACCTGCCGGGCACCGACCCGGACGCGCTGTACGAGCTGCTGGTGCGCACCGGCATCCGGGACCGCGTCGAGGCCGTCATCGCCGAGCGGCTCCAGGTGGCCAACGAGGCGGTGAGCTCGGCGCTGCCCCCGGAGTGGGCGGCGGAGCTGCACGCGATGGCGCGGGCCGCGGTGTACCGGGACAAGTAG
- a CDS encoding 4-hydroxy-3-methylbut-2-enyl diphosphate reductase, translating to MTTTTDTTDRKRVILAEPRGFCAGVERAIGMVERALEIHGAPVYVRKQIIHNQYVVNQLERRGAVFVDSEDEVPRGAVCVFSAHGVSPAVRSNSASRELRVVDATCPLVSKVHQEAKRAAGAGHTILLIGHTDHEEVEGTVGEAPEHTIVVETVEDARTVRLPAGTDGVSYLTQTTLSLDETRAIADELTRRFPEIQGPGSDDICYASQNRQNAVKELAAEADLVLVVGSDNSSNSVRMVEVAIRHGAASYLVNDVSKLDERWLRGVRTVGVTAGASAPEILVEQLVARLGELGYGHVDTITTTTEDVVFAMPGSLQ from the coding sequence ATGACCACGACGACGGACACCACCGACCGCAAGCGGGTCATCCTGGCGGAGCCGCGGGGCTTCTGCGCCGGGGTGGAGCGCGCGATCGGCATGGTGGAGCGGGCCCTGGAGATCCACGGGGCGCCCGTCTACGTCCGCAAGCAGATCATCCACAACCAGTACGTGGTCAACCAGCTGGAGCGGCGCGGCGCGGTCTTCGTGGACTCGGAGGACGAGGTGCCGCGCGGCGCGGTGTGCGTCTTCTCCGCGCACGGCGTCTCGCCGGCCGTCCGGTCCAACTCCGCCTCCCGCGAGCTCCGGGTGGTCGACGCCACCTGCCCGCTGGTGTCCAAGGTGCACCAGGAGGCCAAGCGCGCCGCCGGGGCGGGCCACACCATCCTGCTGATCGGGCACACCGACCACGAGGAGGTGGAGGGCACGGTCGGCGAGGCGCCGGAGCACACCATCGTGGTGGAGACGGTCGAGGACGCCCGCACGGTGCGGCTCCCGGCCGGCACGGACGGCGTCTCCTACCTCACCCAGACCACACTGTCGCTGGACGAGACCCGCGCCATCGCGGACGAGCTGACCAGGCGCTTCCCCGAAATCCAGGGCCCGGGCTCGGACGACATATGCTACGCGAGCCAGAACCGGCAGAACGCGGTCAAGGAGCTGGCGGCCGAGGCCGACCTGGTCCTCGTCGTCGGCTCCGACAACTCCAGCAACTCGGTGCGCATGGTCGAGGTGGCGATCCGGCACGGGGCAGCCTCGTACCTCGTCAACGACGTCTCCAAGCTGGACGAGCGCTGGCTGCGGGGTGTGCGGACGGTCGGCGTCACCGCCGGCGCCAGCGCCCCGGAGATCCTCGTCGAGCAGTTGGTCGCCCGCCTCGGGGAGCTGGGTTATGGCCACGTCGACACCATCACGACCACCACCGAGGACGTCGTCTTCGCCATGCCAGGGAGTCTGCAGTGA